One window from the genome of Candidatus Spechtbacterales bacterium encodes:
- a CDS encoding prepilin-type N-terminal cleavage/methylation domain-containing protein — protein MLKYIKKNKNEGFTLLEAIIAIAVLLVAVTSASGLVISSLQGLHMTRNRVTAAYLAQEGIEVVRNIRDTNWINGNPYNAGLGESINAYCIEYNGTGLISPPCGDGYKLYLNPSGFYVHNSAGADTTPFERRIFITYLVNPEDDPAVDPDPPLIQIESVVSWGGAGGGSITVEDRLYDWQ, from the coding sequence ATGCTTAAGTATATAAAAAAGAACAAGAACGAGGGCTTTACATTACTTGAGGCAATTATTGCAATAGCCGTTTTGCTTGTTGCCGTTACGTCGGCATCGGGATTGGTAATCAGCAGCTTGCAAGGGCTTCACATGACAAGAAACAGGGTAACAGCGGCATATCTGGCGCAGGAGGGCATAGAGGTCGTAAGAAATATTAGGGATACAAACTGGATAAACGGCAATCCGTATAATGCCGGACTCGGAGAGTCCATAAACGCTTACTGTATTGAGTATAACGGAACTGGTTTAATATCTCCTCCCTGCGGAGATGGTTACAAGCTTTATCTCAATCCTTCAGGTTTTTATGTACACAACAGTGCGGGTGCCGACACCACACCTTTTGAAAGAAGGATATTTATAACATATTTAGTTAATCCCGAGGATGACCCCGCCGTAGATCCCGATCCTCCTTTAATACAGATTGAGTCAGTTGTGAGTTGGGGCGGAGCCGGTGGCGGCTCCATAACTGTTGAAGACAGATTATATGATTGGCAATAA
- a CDS encoding type II secretion system protein yields the protein MLNLNKKSSQRGFTMIELIVSMSVITILSSIVFYRSRSGERNFALRRSAQVVLQSVNQAANNTLSGKRHDGTVSQGGYGIHFETGDNFITVFADCNQNNTFDDSGTAPSCVESPDLGVAFPELYRTIQLEPFMRISALEGDSSINQLDITFLPPNALAVIRPLLLSEDEVMIEVENTQEGNVIQIYVNKAGATRMVIP from the coding sequence ATGCTAAATTTAAATAAAAAATCTTCACAGCGGGGGTTTACAATGATAGAACTTATCGTCTCTATGAGCGTGATTACAATTCTTAGCAGTATTGTGTTTTACCGTTCGCGCTCAGGAGAGAGGAATTTTGCGTTACGCCGTTCTGCCCAGGTGGTTTTGCAAAGCGTAAATCAGGCTGCTAATAATACTTTAAGCGGAAAAAGACATGACGGCACGGTAAGCCAGGGGGGATACGGTATTCACTTTGAGACAGGGGATAATTTTATAACTGTATTCGCTGACTGTAATCAGAATAATACCTTTGATGACAGCGGAACCGCTCCTTCGTGTGTGGAGTCTCCAGACCTTGGAGTGGCATTTCCGGAGTTGTACAGAACAATTCAACTGGAGCCTTTTATGCGGATAAGCGCCTTAGAGGGAGATAGTTCAATAAATCAGTTGGACATAACATTTCTTCCCCCCAATGCCCTGGCTGTGATTCGCCCTTTGCTTCTTAGCGAGGACGAGGTAATGATAGAGGTGGAAAATACACAGGAGGGCAATGTTATACAAATATACGTTAACAAGGCGGGTGCTACCCGTATGGTAATTCCATAA
- a CDS encoding pilus assembly PilX N-terminal domain-containing protein, with protein MKNIIKKEDGVALYMSLMMLSVIMAIGMGLTTLTLGQLRTARDIGNSVIDIYAADAGIERGLYKLRKTGGLNPCTTTSDCVVTSSDAGVTPFVNNASYNVTVLDGNILWCPAGKFKCLRSIGSFSDTSRAFELSF; from the coding sequence ATGAAAAACATTATAAAAAAAGAAGACGGTGTTGCGCTTTACATGTCGCTAATGATGCTTAGCGTTATTATGGCAATAGGTATGGGTCTTACAACATTAACACTGGGACAGTTGAGAACGGCAAGGGATATTGGTAACTCTGTTATAGATATATATGCCGCGGATGCCGGAATTGAAAGGGGTCTCTACAAGCTTCGTAAAACAGGAGGACTGAACCCTTGCACCACCACAAGCGATTGCGTTGTAACCTCATCGGACGCCGGTGTAACTCCTTTTGTAAACAACGCTTCCTATAATGTAACTGTTTTAGATGGGAATATTTTGTGGTGTCCGGCGGGAAAGTTTAAGTGCCTTCGCTCAATAGGGTCTTTCTCTGATACAAGTCGTGCTTTTGAACTTTCATTTTAA